From Aegilops tauschii subsp. strangulata cultivar AL8/78 chromosome 5, Aet v6.0, whole genome shotgun sequence:
CGGCAGAGCGCAGCGTCCATCGAACTGGAAGACGACGAGCACATCATAACCGAACTTGAGCTCTGGCAAGGGATGGGACCTAGGCGGTTCTGCCACACCGAGCTTGCCGCCGCAACGGACAACTTCGCCGAGGAGAGGAAGATAGGGAGAGGGGGGTTCGGTTCGGTGTATAGGGGCTACTTGAGTGACCAAGACCGTCATGTGGCCATCAAGACGCTCTCACAGGAGCTGTCGGTGCAGGGGCTCCGGGAGTTTCAGGCAGAGGTCGCCATCATGAGCCAGCTTAGGCACCGCAACATAGTCCAGCTCGTGGGCTGGTGCCGTCGTCGGAGAGGAGGACTGGCGCTCGTCTACGAGCTCGTGGACGGAGGCAGCCTCGACACCCATCTCTACAATCCCGACAGATGCTTAACTTTGTCGGAGAGGTAGATCTCCTTCCGCGTAGACCAAACTTGATCTAAAAATTCAAGGCTGACACCCAAACTCTGCCCTCGCCACCATCACTGCAGGTACAATATCGCGCTCGGCCTGGGCTCCGCCCTGCGGTACCTCCACACGGACTGCCACCAGTGCGTCGTGCACGGCGACATCAAGCCCGCGAACGTGATGCTCGAGGCGTCAGGCAGCGCTAAGCTCGGCGACTTCGGGCCCGCGAGGCTCGTCGACCACGGAGCCGAGCCACGGACGACGCAGGTCGTCGCGGGGACCGTCGGGTACATCGACCCAGAGTTCGTCAGCAGCCGCCGGCCGAGGGCCGAGTCCGACGTGTACAGCTTCGGCGTCGTGCTCCTCGAAATCGCCTGTGGCAGGCGGCCCGCGTCGAGGCGAACCGGCCAGGCCTCGGCGGCGCTGCTGACCTCGGTCCGCGACTTGTACCACCGGAACCTGAT
This genomic window contains:
- the LOC109763478 gene encoding L-type lectin-domain containing receptor kinase IX.1-like; this translates as MAGCNARIRILLVLYGASYLAPNAAALSVNCSGPDHRREAISRHDTSLAGNTTIGMFSVLALGWCSSSSRALPYIPAVDPAVTLRGSTVTRHVIPTTTDVDSSFDGPVMAKWEGEHFNCSGRFLSSLLFAFEEQQIATVARNYSGGSAGSLGLPNITCYTYFVHRDLTAPQPPYPFGLTDEAMARRLLSGTHGRRATRKQQAAAHGKVASSRLKQAAVAVSALIGLVCAVAALLRCCMRRNRPRQSAASIELEDDEHIITELELWQGMGPRRFCHTELAAATDNFAEERKIGRGGFGSVYRGYLSDQDRHVAIKTLSQELSVQGLREFQAEVAIMSQLRHRNIVQLVGWCRRRRGGLALVYELVDGGSLDTHLYNPDRCLTLSERYNIALGLGSALRYLHTDCHQCVVHGDIKPANVMLEASGSAKLGDFGPARLVDHGAEPRTTQVVAGTVGYIDPEFVSSRRPRAESDVYSFGVVLLEIACGRRPASRRTGQASAALLTSVRDLYHRNLIVDAADRSLASLTSCRWSVCS